Proteins encoded in a region of the Perca fluviatilis chromosome 6, GENO_Pfluv_1.0, whole genome shotgun sequence genome:
- the ier3 gene encoding radiation-inducible immediate-early gene IEX-1 — MYSRSNSMTVTVKRESFAFSRMATRSTEPEVFTFERVPAQATAMRSYVPIRPKKRCTRVMYPAKVRMHLPPPEKNQAKRWLIILCLVVLWQIYTEEPCAETPLGSADSSVNDYQGFSFQSAEEQALTDLSTTPAGSDGSRSVTEQIIPNPSPTPGPETESSRFEQSAEKGYVVALLVYHRLGSDN, encoded by the coding sequence ATGTACTCACGATCAAACAGCATGACTGTGACAGTCAAGCGGGAGAGCTTCGCCTTCTCCAGGATGGCGACCCGCAGCACAGAGCCGGAGGTCTTCACCTTCGAGCGGGTACCGGCTCAGGCCACCGCCATGCGCTCCTACGTGCCGATCCGGCCGAAGAAGCGCTGCACCCGGGTCATGTACCCTGCTAAAGTCCGCATGCACCTTCCACCACCGGAGAAGAACCAGGCCAAGCGCTGGCTGATCATCCTGTGCCTGGTGGTGTTGTGGCAGATCTACACCGAAGAGCCCTGCGCCGAGACCCCGCTGGGCAGCGCAGACAGCTCGGTCAACGACTACCAGGGTTTCTCCTTCCAGTCCGCGGAGGAGCAGGCGCTGACAGACCTCAGTACCACGCCGGCCGGCAGTGACGGCAGCCGCTCAGTCACCGAACAGATCATCCCGAACCCTAGCCCCACGCCCGGCCCGGAGACAGAGAGCAGCCGGTTCGAGCAGAGCGCCGAGAAGGGCTACGTAGTGGCCCTGCTGGTCTACCACAGACTGGGCAGCGACAACTAA